The sequence GCACAGTCGACGATATTGAAGATGCCATTGAAAAAATGGGCGATAAGATTGACAAAAAGTAATCATTTGTTGGTACTATCCGTCGGGACTGGTCTGAAAGGCCAGTCCTTTTTTTTGCCTGAACGTATCAATGTCCTGCAAACCACAAACCACAAGCTATATTTGCAGTATGGCATTAATAAAACCTGTTCATGGGATTCATCCCACGTTTGGCGACAATTGCTGGTTTGCTGAAAACGCTACCCTTGTTGGCCAGATCACGATGGGCCGCGATTGTACGGTCTGGTATAACGCTGTTGTGCGGGGTGATGTTAATTCGATCATATTTGGCGACCGCTGTAACGTTCAGGATGGAGCCGTAATACATTGTACGTACCAACGGCATAAGACCACAATCGGCAACTACGTATCGATCGCCCATAATGCGATCGTACATGG comes from Spirosoma aureum and encodes:
- a CDS encoding gamma carbonic anhydrase family protein codes for the protein MALIKPVHGIHPTFGDNCWFAENATLVGQITMGRDCTVWYNAVVRGDVNSIIFGDRCNVQDGAVIHCTYQRHKTTIGNYVSIAHNAIVHGCTIEDKVLIGMGAIVMDGAVIGTGSIVAAGAIVTQNTIVPPGSIYAGNPARYLKAVSPEQEEIFMRTANNYVMYAGWFK